A segment of the Candidatus Deferrimicrobiaceae bacterium genome:
GGACCGGCTGACCCTCGGGTCCGTCAGGACGTCCTTCACGAGGACCGGCTTCCCTTCCTTGGCGACCCATCCGGCGATCCCCTCCCCCACTTTCAGCCGCACCTTGCCGACGACTTCCGCATCCAGCCCGCGCGCGGCGACGATCCGGATTTCCCCCTTTTTCTCGTCCAGAAGCATCAGGGAAACCCTTTCCACGCCAAGTTCCTCGGAGACCAGGCCGACGAAGAAGTCGAGAAGTTCCGAAAGGATGCTGATCCCCCCCATGGCAAGACCCGCCCGGATGAGGGAGTTCTGGCGCCTCAGGGCGGCGGAGAGCTCCCGGTTGCGGAGATCCAGGTCACGGTCAAGTTGCCGGTTTTTCAGGGAGAGCGCCCTTTTTTCCAATCCGATCCGGACGGTCCCCCATACGTCGTCGGAGTTCTCGAAGGGAGCGTGGAGAAAATCGTAGACGTCCTCGGTGATCCCCCGGTCTTCCGCTTCCCG
Coding sequences within it:
- a CDS encoding response regulator, which gives rise to MNGAKVLLVGERTPNLEELAEFLRGKGCDPRTSGTVEEGLDLLARETFSLALVDLSMPGRDGHSLPGRVRRISPDTEVVILTDSPSREAEDRGITEDVYDFLHAPFENSDDVWGTVRIGLEKRALSLKNRQLDRDLDLRNRELSAALRRQNSLIRAGLAMGGISILSELLDFFVGLVSEELGVERVSLMLLDEKKGEIRIVAARGLDAEVVGKVRLKVGEGIAGWVAKEGKPVLVKDVLTDPRVSRS